In one Lolium rigidum isolate FL_2022 chromosome 3, APGP_CSIRO_Lrig_0.1, whole genome shotgun sequence genomic region, the following are encoded:
- the LOC124703499 gene encoding probable sucrose-phosphate synthase 5, giving the protein MAAGNEWINGYLEAILDAGSKLRPQGVQLPPLETAPALAAEESSAAYNPTRYFVEEVVRSFDEQALHKTWTKVVAMRNSQERSNRLENLCWRIWNVSRQKKQVEWDYTKEVARRKLEQELGSREAAEDLSELSEGEKDTTTAKPDAAPAVAEAHADDGEHQQPQPRTRLARINSEVRLVSDDEEEQTKKRNLYIVLISIHGLVRGENMELGRDSDTGGQVKYVVELARALAATAGVHRVDLLTRQISCPDVDWTYGEPVEMLERLSSADADDDDGEQSGGGAYIVRLPCGPRDQYIPKEELWPHIPEFVDRALSHVTEVARALGDQLQPPPSPADGAVAAPIWPYVIHGHYADAAEVAANLASALNVPMVMTGHSLGRNKLEQLLKLGRMPGPEIQGTYKIARRIEAEETGLDTAEMVVTSTKQEIEEQWGLYDGFDLMVERKLRVRQRRGVSSLGRYMPRMAVIPPGMDFSFVETQDTAEGDGADLQMLIAPDKAKKALPPIWSDVLRFFTNPHKPMILALSRPDPKKNVTTLLKAYGESRQLRELANLTLILGNRDDIEDMAGGGGAVLTAVLKLIDRYDLYGQVAYPKHHKQTDVPHIYRLAAKTKGVFINPALVEPFGLTIIEAAAYGLPVVATKNGGPVDILKALHNGLLVDPHSAEAITGALLSLLAEKSRWVECRRNGLRNIHRFSWPHHCRLYLSHVSTYCDQPSPHQPLRVPLALGSSTSFGADDSLSDSLRGLSLQISVDASSDLNAADSAAAIMDALRRRPASEKPASSGARALGFAPGRRESLLVVAVDCYGDDGKPDVEQLKKAIDAAVSVGECAGAKQGYVLSTGMTIPEAAEAIKACGADVASFDALICSSGAELCYPWKELAADEEYSGHVAFRWPGDHVKSAVPRLGSMEEIALAIDRPACSVHCHAYTATDASKVKKVDSIRQALRMRGFRCNLVYTRAGTRLNVIPLSASRARALRYLSIQWGIDLSKVAVLVGETGDTDRERLLPGVHRTLILPGMVARGSEELLRGDDGYTMADVVAMDSPNIVTLAEGQSASEILKAI; this is encoded by the exons GTGGAGTGGGATTACACGAAAGAGGTGGCCCGGCGGAAGCTTGAGCAGGAGCTGGGCAGCCGGGAGGCCGCCGAGGACCTATCCGAGCTCTCCGAGGGCGAGAAGgacaccaccaccgccaagcccGACGCCGCTCCCGCTGTTGCGGAGGCGCACGCCGATGATGGCGAGCACCAGCAGCCGCAGCCGCGCACCCGGCTCGCGAGGATCAACTCCGAGGTGCGGCTCGtctccgacgacgaggaggagcagaCCAAGAAGAGGAACCTCTACATCGTCCTCATCAG CATCCACGGGCTGGTGCGCGGGGAGAACATGGAGCTCGGCCGAGACTCCGACACCGGTGGCCAG GTGAAGTACGTGGTGGAGCTGGCCCGTGcgctggcggcgacggcgggggtGCACCGGGTGGACCTGCTGACGCGGCAGATCTCCTGCCCCGACGTGGACTGGACCTACGGCGAGCCCGTGGAGATGCTGGAGCGCCTGTCCTCGGCGGAcgcggacgacgacgacggcgagcagTCCGGCGGCGGTGCCTACATCGTGCGGCTGCCGTGCGGGCCCAGGGACCAGTACATCCCCAAGGAGGAGCTGTGGCCGCACATCCCGGAGTTCGTGGACCGCGCGCTCTCGCACGTCACCGAGGTCGCGCGCGCGCTCGGCGACCAGCTCCAGCCTCCTCCTTCTCCGGCCGACGGCGCGGTGGCGGCACCCATCTGGCCGTACGTGATCCACGGCCACTACGCGGacgcggcggaggtggcggcgaaCCTGGCGAGCGCGCTGAACGTGCCCATGGTCATGACGGGCCACTCGCTGGGGCGCAACAAGCTGGAGCAGCTGCTCAAGCTCGGCCGCATGCCCGGCCCCGAGATCCAGGGCACCTACAAGATCGCGCGCCGGATCGAGGCCGAGGAGACCGGGCTCGACACCGCGGAGATGGTGGTCACCAGCACCAAGCAGGAGATCGAGGAGCAGTGGGGCCTCTACGACGGCTTCGACCTCATGGTGGAGCGCAAGCTCAGGGTAAGGCAGCGTCGCGGCGTCAGCAGCCTCGGACGGTACATGCCGCGCATGGCGGTCATCCCGCCCGGCATGGACTTCAGCTTCGTCGAGACACAGGACACGGCTGAGGGGGATGGCGCCGACCTGCAGATGCTCATTGCTCCCGACAAGGCCAAGAAGGCTCTGCCTCCCATTTGGTCAGAC GTGCTGAGGTTCTTCACCAACCCCCACAAGCCGATGATCCTGGCGCTGTCACGGCCGGACCCGAAGAAGAACGTCACCACGCTGCTCAAGGCCTACGGCGAGAGCCGCCAGCTCCGGGAGCTCGCAAACCTG ACGCTGATACTAGGGAACAGGGATGACATCGAGgacatggccggcggcggcggcgcggtgctcACGGCCGTGCTCAAGCTCATCGACCGATACGACCTCTACGGCCAGGTGGCCTACCCAAAGCACCACAAGCAGACGGACGTGCCTCACATCTACCGCCTCGCCGCCAAGACCAAG GGAGTATTCATCAACCCAGCTCTTGTAGAGCCGTTCGGCCTCACAATCATCGAG GCTGCTGCTTATGGTTTGCCGGTGGTTGCGACCAAGAACGGCGGGCCGGTGGACATCCTGAAGGCGCTCCACAACGGGCTGCTGGTGGACCCGCACTCGGCGGAGGCGATCACCGGCGCGCTGCTGAGCCTGCTGGCGGAGAAGTCGCGGTGGGTGGAGTGCCGCCGCAACGGCCTCCGCAACATCCACCGCTTCTCGTGGCCGCACCACTGCCGCCTCTACCTCTCCCACGTCTCCACCTACTGCGACCAGCCCTCGCCGCACCAGCCGCTCCGCGTGCCCCTCGCCCTGGGCTCCTCCACCAGCTTCGGCGCCGACGACTCGCTCTCCGACTCGCTCCGCGGCCTCTCGCTCCAGATATCCGTGGACGCCTCCAGCGACCTCAACGCCGCCGACTCCGCGGCCGCCATCATGGACGCGCTCCGCCGGCGCCCGGCCTCCGAGAAGCCGGCGAGCTCCGGTGCCAGGGCGCTCGGCTTCGCGCCCGGCCGGCGGGAGAGCCTCCTGGTGGTCGCCGTCGACTGCTACGGCGACGACGGCAAGCCGGACGTCGAGCAGCTGAAGAAGGCCATCGACGCGGCGGTGTCGGTTGGTGAATGCGCGGGAGCGAAGCAGGGGTACGTGCTGTCGACCGGCATGACCATCCCCGAGGCCGCCGAGGCGATCAAGGCGTGCGGCGCCGACGTAGCCAGCTTCGACGCGCTGATATGCAGCAGCGGCGCCGAGCTATGCTACCCGTGGAAGGAGCTCGCGGCCGACGAGGAGTACTCCGGGCACGTCGCGTTCCGGTGGCCCGGCGACCACGTGAAATCCGCCGTGCCCAGGCTCGGGAGCATGGAGGAGATCGCCCTCGCAATCGACCGCCCCGCCTGCTCCGTGCACTGCCACGCCTACACCGCCACGGACGCATCCAAG GTGAAGAAGGTGGATTCGATCAGGCAGGCGCTGCGGATGCGCGGCTTCCGGTGCAACCTCGTCTACACGCGCGCCGGCACGCGGCTCAACGTCATCCCTCTCTCCGCTTCCCGGGCGCGCGCTCTCAG GTACCTGTCGATACAGTGGGGGATCGATCTCTCCAAGGTGGCGGTGCTCGTCGGCGAGACCGGCGACACCGACCGCGAGAGGCTGCTCCCGGGAGTGCACAGGACACTCATCTTGCCGGGGATGGTCGCCCGCGGCAGCGAGGAGCTCCTCCGGGGCGACGACGGGTACACCATGGCGGACGTCGTGGCCATGGACTCCCCCAACATTGTCACGCTCGCGGAAGGCCAGTCTGCATCCGAGATCCTCAAGGCCATCTGA
- the LOC124703500 gene encoding AP-2 complex subunit sigma, which produces MIRFILLQNRQGKTRLAKYYVPLEDSEKHKVEYEVHRLVVNRDPKFTNFVEFRTHKVIYRRYAGLFFAICVDITDNELAYLECIHLFVEILDHFFSNVCELDLVFNFHKVYLILDEFILAGELQETSKKAIIERMGELEKLD; this is translated from the exons ATG ATCCGGTTCATCCTGCTGCAGAACCGGCAGGGGAAGACGCGGCTGGCCAAGTACTACGTCCCGCTCGAGGACTCCGAGAAGCACAAGGTCGAGTACGAG GTGCACCGGCTGGTGGTCAATCGGGACCCCAAGTTCACCAACTTCGTGGAG TTTCGCACGCACAAAGTTATCTACAGGAGATATGCTGGACTATTTTTCGCAATTTGTGTAGATATCACAGACAATGAGTTGGCATACTTGGAATGCATCCACTTGTTCGTTGAGATACTGGACCATTTCTTCAGCAACGTCTGTGAGCTTGATTTAGTATTTAATTTTCATAAG GTTTACTTGATATTAGATGAGTTTATTCTTGCTGGAGAGCTGCAAGAGACAAGCAAAAAG GCAATAATAGAGAGGATGGGCGAACTGGAGAAGCTGGACTAA
- the LOC124699597 gene encoding 21.9 kDa heat shock protein-like has protein sequence MATVSKKALAVAAFVAMAVLAPPVAALVPYGLSGGLWDLLDDPFRVLEQTPLAVSSRPASASSQTGAISPAVALARCDWKETPDAHVISLDVPGVRRDDVKVEVEDNRVLRVSGERRADEEKEGERWHRAERAAGRFWRRFRMPAGADVDRVAARLEDGVLTVTVPKVAEHPRREPRVISIAGEDANSGGKGAEVRTSKADV, from the coding sequence ATGGCGACTGTGTCCAAGAAGGCTCTGGCGGTAGCGGCTTTTGTCGCGATGGCCGTGCTGGCCCCGCCCGTGGCCGCGCTGGTGCCGTACGGCCTGAGCGGCGGGCTATGGGACCTGCTCGACGACCCGTTCCGGGTGCTGGAGCAGACGCCGCTCGCGGTGTCCTCCAGGCCGGCGTCGGCCAGCAGCCAGACGGGGGCAATCTCCCCGGCGGTGGCGCTGGCGAGGTGCGACTGGAAGGAGACGCCCGACGCGCACGTCATCTCGCTGGACGTGCCCGGGGTGCGGCGGGACgacgtgaaggtggaggtggaggacaacCGCGTGCTGCGGGTCTCCGGCGAGCGCAGGGCGGACGAGGAGAAGGAGGGCGAGCGGTGGCACCGCGCCGAGCGCGCTGCGGGGAGGTTCTGGCGCCGGTTCCGCATGCCTGCCGGCGCTGACGTCGACCGCGTCGCCGCGCGCCTGGAGGACGGCGTGCTCACCGTCACGGTGCCCAAGGTCGCCGAGCACCCCAGGCGGGAGCCCCGCGTCATCAGCATCGCTGGGGAGGACGCCAACAGCGGTGGCAAGGGCGCGGAGGTCAGGACGTCGAAGGCCGATGTGTGA
- the LOC124696609 gene encoding uncharacterized protein LOC124696609 has translation MSSRKRFSLPVVLAFLLALIFLAGTGFTVHHKDHSYLTSGSRTGKVSEDPGAISRKLLRIVHGAKQAKKEPSGGKALPRGIVHGTSNLEMVSMVGDPEKQHGGTSKSLLAIPVGIKNKAAVDKLVSKFPADRFTLMVFHYDGAGEDQWDDLEWSRRAVHVSARGQTKWWFAKRFLHPDIVAEYDYVFLWDEDVEVDAFDPVRYLDIVKREGLEVSQPALDRRSEIHHGITARAATNGGGDVHRRFYKAASALGGGGCDDSSTGPPCAGWVEMMVPFFSRAAWRCSWGMVQNDLVHAWGLDYKLGYCAQGDRTLKVGVVDSEYVLHRGVPTLGGTEGKAAAFRVAVRRRSHAEMQIFDRRWKEAAANDASWTDPYQ, from the coding sequence ATGTCGTCGCGGAAGCGCTTCTCGCTGCCGGTGGTGCTCGCCTTCCTCCTCGCGCTAATCTTCCTCGCCGGCACAGGCTTCACGGTTCATCACAAGGATCATAGTTACCTGACATCAGGCTCACGAACGGgcaaagtttctgaagatcccggCGCAATCTCGCGTAAACTGCTACGCATAGTCCATGGAGCGAAACAAGCCAAGAAGGAGCCGTCGGGCGGCAAGGCTTTACCGAGGGGCATCGTGCACGGCACGTCCAACCTCGAGATGGTGTCCATGGTCGGCGACCCTGAGAAGCAGCACGGTGGCACCTCGAAGAGCCTCTTAGCGATCCCGGTGGGCATCAAGAACAAGGCCGCCGTCGACAAGCTCGTCTCCAAGTTCCCGGCGGACAGATTCACCTTGATGGTCTTCCACTACGACGGCGCCGGGGAGGATCAGTGGGATGACCTCGAGTGGTCGCGCCGCGCGGTGCACGTGTCGGCGCGTGGCCAGACCAAGTGGTGGTTCGCCAAGCGGTTCCTGCACCCCGACATTGTCGCCGAGTACGACTACGTCTTCCTGTGGGACGAGGACGTCGAGGTGGACGCCTTCGACCCAGTCCGGTACCTCGACATCGTCAAGAGAGAAGGGCTTGAGGTATCTCAGCCGGCGCTCGACCGCCGGTCCGAGATCCACCACGGCATCACGGCGCGTGCAGCAACCAACGGAGGAGGCGACGTGCACCGGAGGTTCTACAAGGCGGCTTCGGCCTTGGGAGGAGGAGGGTGCGACGACAGCAGCACGGGGCCGCCGTGCGCGGGgtgggtggagatgatggtgccgTTCTTCTCCCGCGCAGCGTGGCGCTGCAGCTGGGGCATGGTCCAGAACGACCTCGTGCACGCCTGGGGCCTCGACTACAAGCTTGGCTACTGCGCGCAGGGTGACCGGACGCTCAAGGTCGGCGTCGTCGACAGCGAGTACGTCCTACACAGGGGTGTCCCTACGCTCGGCGGCACCGAAGGCAAGGCCGCGGCTTTCCGGGTCGCAGTGAGGAGGCGATCGCATGCTGAGATGCAGATTTTCGACAGGAGATGGAAGGAAGCTGCAGCTAACGACGCGTCCTGGACAGATCCTTACCAGTAG